CAGCTCCTTGTTGTTCTTCATCTTCACACCATGATACAGCTTCATGTAGTATCCATTGACTTTGAAGAAGGTGGGTCTTGAGGGGTGACTTAGGTGGACAACTCCGTACGGTTTCACCTTCTCCACCACGTAAGGTCCATCCCACCTTGACCTCAGCTTGCCTAGCATTAACCTCAACCTTGAGTTGTAGAGTAGGACTAGGTCCCCAGCTCTAAACTCTCTTCTCTTGATGTTCTTGTCATGCACAGCCTTCACCTTTTCTTTGTAGAGCCTTGAGTTCTCATATGCTTCTAGTCGAAGGCACTCCAATTCCTCCAGTTGTAGCTTCTTTTCGATTTCAGCACCCCCTAATCCCGAGTTGCATTCCTTCACAGCCCAGTAAGCTTTGTGTTTCACCTCTACCGAAAGGTGACGAGCATTTCCATAGACTAAGCGGAACAGACTCATTCcgatgggtgtcttgtatgccGTCCGATAAGCCCAAAGCGTATCTCCAAGCCTAGAGCTTCAGTCCCTTCTATGAGGCTTAACAATCTTCTCCAACATGTGCTTGATCTCTCTATTAGACACCTCGGCTTGTCCATTTGTTTGGGGATGGTAAGCCATCGTCACCTTGTGAATGATGCCATGTTTCTTCAGCAAACCTGTCATTCTTCTATTACAAAAATGAGAGCCTTGATCACTCAcaattgctcgtggtgatccaaagtgaCAAATAATATTATTCCTAACAAAATACACAATAACGTTAGCAacatcagtacgggtaggaattgcttccacccatttagaaacataatccaCAACTAACAACATGTATAAAAAACCATTCGAGTTTgaaaatggacccatgaagtcaataccccaaacataaaaaattttataaaacaacATAAGTTTttggggcatctcatccctcttggatatatttcCAAACCTTTGGCATTGGTGGCAAGAGTCACAGAAAACATTAGCATCCTTAAATAGTATGGGCCATCGAAATTCAcaatctaaaatttttctagccCTTTGAGGACCAAAGTGTCCACCACTCTCAGAAGAatgacaggcctctaaaattgACTAAATTTTGGATTGtggcacacaccttctaattatttggtcagcaccacatctccacaaatatgggtcatcctATATGTAATACTTGGATTCACTTTTAAGCTTGTCCTTTTGATGCTTAGAAAAATTAGGAGGAAATGTACGACTAACCAAATAATTAGCTATGAGTGCATACTAAGGAACCACCTCAGATATTGCTTGCAAGCTATCAAGTGAAAAtgcatcattgataggagtggagtcacTCTTAATATGTTCTAGGTGACTCAAGTAGTCCGCCACTAAATTTTAGGAATcactcctatctttgatctctaaatcaaattcttgcaacTGCAATATCCAACAGATTAAACTTGGTTTAGACTCTTTCTTAGCTAACAAATATTTCAAAGTCGCATGGTATGAATATACTACCACCTTAGTTCCAAGTGAATAAGCTcgaaatttatccagagcaaaaacaatagctaacagttctttttcagtggtagtatgatgagcggataatttatacgctttttggcattgtttttaggtagtttttagtaagttcaagctacttttagggatgttttcattagtttttatgttaaattcacatttctggactttactatgagtttgtgtgtttttctgtgatttcaggtaaattctggctgaaattgagggacttgagcaaaactctgaaaaaggctgacaaaaggactgctgatgctgttggaatctgacctccctacactcaaaatagattttctggagctacggaagtggatttatacatcaattacttactcatgtaaaccctagtagctagtctagtataaataggataagttactattgtattagacatcttttgacagtttaatctcttgactgtttagcctttgattatttggtctcttgatcactcaagggggctggccattcggccatgcctgaaccttttacttatgtatttccaacagtggagtttctgcacaccatagattaagggtgtggagctctgctgtccctcaagtttcaatacaatcactattactttttattcaattcccttttattcttattccaagatatacgttacacttaccttgatgaatgtgatgatccgtgatactcatcatcattctcacctatgaacgcacgtgactgacaaccacttccgttctaccttaggccgagNNNNNNNNNNNNNNNNacagcttgccatggaaaggagtaagaaggattgaaggaagagcgagtagtgaagtagagtttcaagaggaacacagcatctccatacacctatctgaaattcccactattaatttacataagtatttctatcccttttattttctttttattattaattttcgaaaaccataaaccaatttaatctgcctaactgagatttacaaggtgaccatagcttgcttcataccaacaatctctgtgggatcgacccttactcacgtaaggtttattacttggacgactcagtacacttgctggttagttgaacggagttgtgagcttctctaacagtgcctggaattcttttatcacaatttcgtccaccatagTACAATTAGACTGAGCACCATCTAGAGTTTTAAAAGCATAAGCAATAATGTATAAATCCTTACCTTAGCGCTGTGTCAGCGCCGCTTCTACCGCATAGTTTGATGCGTCTGACATGATCTCAAACGGCCTACTCCAGTCAGGCCCTCTCACAATAGGAGCTTGGGTTAAGGCAATCTTCAACTTGTCAAATGCTTCCATGCAGTCCTCACTCAAGTTAAACTCTACGTCCTTCTGTAGCAACCGGGACAGGGGTAGTGCAACTttactgaagtccttgataAAACACCGGTAGAAACCTGcatgaccaagaaaagaccggacttccctcacagaggaggggtaaggtaaaccagAAATAACATCTACCTTTGCAGGATCAACAGAGATACCAGTATTAGAAACACCATGGCCTAGAACAGTACCTTGctttaccataaaatgacatttttcaaaattaagtaCAAGGTTTGAACTAGCACATCTTTCTAATACTCTAGCTAGACTATCCAAACAAAGGTCAAAAGAATCACCATAGATACTAAattcatccataaaaacttccatacaatgCTCAAGAAGATCTGAGAAgatgctcatcatgcacctttgaaacGTAGCCGGTGCATTACATAAACCAAAAGACATTCTCTTATATGCCTACGTTCCAAAGGAACATGTAAAAGTTGTTTTCTCATGATCTTCTGGAGCaatataaatttgaaaataaccaGTATAACCATCCAAAAACAGtagtgtgatttacctgacaggtgatcaagcatttgatcgatGAAAGGTAATAGGTAttgatccttgcgagtggcCTGGTTCAAATgcctgtagtcaatgcacacCCTCCAGGAATTCCGCACTCTTGTAGCCATGAGTTccccatgctcattcttcactatTGTGACGCCAAACTTCTTCGGAACCATGATAAGAGCCAAAATTAGGTTAGGACTTTCACTCTAAAAGTAGCAttgacgttgcaagtatagttccaaacccaacaattgaccatcaatcaaatttaattaaaaaagatgtCACAATCAACGCAAACATAAACCGAGTATTTAGActcccgggtcgttctccctagaaaCTAGTGACAACAAGTGCATAAAATTGGTTGTGAAGATCAAAAGGGTTGTCAACAATAAGGAAGCAAATAATAAAGAGATAAGAGAACAATACAAAATttgcaattaataaactaataaaagaaCAACAGAACTAAGTATGTAATATAGACAAGTAAGACTATAAAGTGATGAAAAGgtggttcaaaacataattgaaaccttgacttgggatgagttatggaatcccttccttgtcataaccacaactatgataattatgatggattaatctcactaagttaACCCTTAAGATCGAAGGATAAATCAAGTGAGCATTGTCATTAATCCATAAATCCTAACTAACTTAtcaaattaattggtaaaaagctagcgttagtggaaacaataacaactaacaacccaagaattatcactaaatgttggacattatgactctagtaatCCATAAACTCATTTTTCCCAAGCTGAGGGGTGGAAATTACCCCATAACTaaaattggcatttcatcaaacacgtAGAGGGtataatcataaaatatggaAAAATTGGGAAATTGATGAATGCtatgaaccataaatgatcaaaatcaataaagacaactcaataaacataaaataagcatCAAACACCAAATTTAACAACTAGAAATCCAAAATTGCAAACTATGCATATATCAacaaaagagagtaaaataTATGAAAGTGTAGAATAAGTGGtgtaattaaaagagaaattaaagaaatacttacaatgtaATTGCTAGAATCCAAAATCAACTTGAAAACCCTAATgtaaaccctaagagagaattttCTATATTaccctactcctactcctactatgtaAAACTATGAAAAATTATGTCTAAGTCCTCATGCCTTCATATGGCTTCATTTTCCCTTGATATAGCACTTCCCATTCAGCATCAAGCCTTCCAAAACTGAGCCAAAGGCCCCCAAAATCGTGCAGcacgtgtttcattaatgaatcCACGTGCAGGGACTTGTACGTACGCACAGGTGCTTGTGCACATGCACATATGCTAAATTCctttttgtgcgtacgcacgcatccTCATGCCCACGCACGCATAGCTGTGTGGTTTCttattgttttcttcatgttttctccctttgtacatgcttccttccacttttgcatatccattcttgcctctttgacctgaaatcactcaacaaacatgtcatggcatcaaatggaataaaagtagAATTTAATTGGTTTCAGcacaaaaatgcatgttttcacatttaggttcaatttagaaatcaaacacaaaagtatgctattttggtgcttaagtgtaggtttatgtgatgaaattcaCTCAAATCGAGCCAAAATATCTCATCAAATGTGGACTCATCaatttttccacacttaaacaatagcatgttctcatgctaaaccaacaaGGAGGACGATTAAAGGGAAACAACTTATTGAATGCAATATTCTCTATGCATGCAAGtatgtatatactatatatagcTATACCTATCTATAGTATCCATATGAAATTggtgaaaataaacaaacagATTTCCATGCAAGTATATAGACACATAAGGCTAAGCAAGGAAATAACTCAATGCAATCACAATCTAGAGAATTGATTTAACTCATCAAAATGAAGCCCTTGCAAGAATATATGATAAGAAGTATGGAAACATAGAGTCGAGTGATCGAACTCTCACTAGGTGTGTATATACTCTAATCACTCGGTGTCTAGGtttaatcactcaagtctccttctaatcatgcttctaaagatttttttttcatctaacaattaaCAAATGTGTGATACATGAgtgcaagtatcatgaggtctttagagGGTTGTGATGGGGTTAGGATTGAGGTAGGATAAGtatggctaagtggactaaggaattgaatctttgattagctcaaaTGCCCCACTCAACCTATATTAACCAAATCACAAAATATGCAACCTAACTTCCCATTTCCTTTTtatacatattcatgcatctttttcatccaaatccacatatgcattttttattcattcattttttttcttccttttgggGAGAcctttgtccccttttattattattattattattattttttcatcatttcattttttctattttttttctatgacATGCATATGGTTAAAGCAAATTGATACATGAATGTGCacccattttttaaaatttttaataaatattcatgaaaaattttttttattcactacCAATGTTTTTCAAAAGGAATTAAAAGACTTAAAAAGGATTAACAAGGATAGATGCAAAAGTAAGACTATATAGATAAGtaaacttaaattaaaaatagtctCTTAAGacctcaaatttttaaaattaaataattaattatttataaattattatattatattgagatataattttaaaaaatatatattttgattagacaaatattaaattgattattattattattattattattattattattattattaatcatttaGTTTTggtaagaaacaaacaaagaaaaaattttaaaacgtgGCTTTTATGCATAAGTTTATATATAAAACCATGACACATGCCTTTTCTCATTGAATGACCAATGACCCTTGATCATGCATTAACATTTATCAATTTCATTTTGATCTTTATGCATGACTGAATTACTTTGGAGAAAGAAAAATGTGACACATAGCCCTTCATTAATGAACCAAGACACACGGCCTTTAATTTCTCTAATCACCActaattatcattttttaccttatcttttatttcattcattgaGCCTTAGAAAAAGAGAGACAGAGACCAAAGCTTTTCTTGAGGAAACCGTGACCTTCACCAAGACTTTCAGACTTCAATTTTTTTGAGATTCgtaactctaataaaaaatttaatctaataaaagtgttcgtattctttttctttacaCATTGGTGCTATTTTCGTTCAGTAAAAACTGATAGTAATGTAGCTCTACTTCCCCTTAAGTTTGGCCAATTGAAATTCTAGAAAACAGGCAATTTCTGatgttttcttcttcagcaACTCGATCAAAAAGCTTTTTCAGAATTTTCATTGAGACTTTGATTTCGTACGGAGGTAggagattttattttgaaattaactgttttaatttatgaatgccATGGAAGTCTAGTGGATATTTGCAAATAATTTATGCTTGTTTGGAATGattgaatgataaatttaaattgtattTGTGACTGAATTTAAACTGAATCTCTTGTTTGTACTATTAGTTTGTGAATGTATTAATGTGATTAGGAATTGATGTTTTGATTGAGAATTAATTATGTGGCTGAAAAATGGTTAATGTGACTAGTCTTAGATTTAAAATTCGTTTTAAgtttagaaattttgaaaagaggTCATTAATTAGCTAAAGTAAAACCAAGAATATTTTCAAAAGGTTTGATAAAACTATAGTTTCCTTGAGTATGTTGATTATTCGCATTTtattcattacttttacggcattccCATTCCTTACTGAaaacgtgtggtttgttctcaccccaaaaatcttccaccctttcagtgatACAGGTTCGAAGACTCAGTTTAAAGCTGCGGAcggttattagttttatttgagTTAATTTATGTGTTGAGTTGCTTTCATAGAATTCCCTCGCCTATGttattaagattttatttttatacagagggataggaattgtatctGAATTCCTTTTGATTTCTTTTGtactatatttattattaataataattatgtgattattattacttggtGTTCTTTGATGATCgggtttgattaataaaaaaacaagttTCCGGCATGTTCTTAAAATTGAAACGCGAAATCgaactaaaggctcaatattaaatagtaaataaggaAAACAAGTTAGTAATGCCTCACTTctagtacgatcatgacgtgctaaaagttagggtgttacaacctCAATCATGCTCAATGCATTCAAACATCAACTattggaaataaagaatcaagcaaaaccaagatcacaatcatagaaggagcatatcacaaaagaacaaaatagTGGTTAAAATATGTAACCACTCATTAAAGCCAATAACTCACAAGGTTGTTTTGTTCTACCACTCTTTTATGTtccaaaaaaaatcattcaaacaagttttaaaaataattttttaaatcaattcaatagaacaccctaaaaccaaaattcttggaaatctttgttattttttaccaaaattatttgctatatgtatgtatgatgTGATggatacaattttttaaaatttttttagttatcttCCTAATTTTTAACAACAAAAAACtaacatgaacaattaggaCAAAAAATTGAACTAGGTGCTATATTATTCACAACATCCAATCACAACTTCtatctataaaatatataccatgcaaatgcaatatatatattaactagAGTAAAGATGCAATAgtaaaaaatactaacaaatatctacaagaaacataataaaataaaacaaaagaaagaaagtacaAAGTGTTCGGAAAAAAAAGTTTACGCCCCAAAAATGGTgaatcctcccccacacttaagcaTTGCATGGTCCTCCGTGCACAAACACAATCCGGGGGGGAATGGCTCTAAAGTGCTCCACCTTTAGCTGACAGATGTAGGGCTCGAGTTGCATGAAAATCACCAAGTTCAATGCATTTTCGGCATCTCTATCCTCGGTGTCCTCCTCTTctcccatttttttttttttgctgttttatctcATTCTCAAAAAAGAGTGAATAAAGTATAATTAAGAATCATAAGGCAAGTAGCACAAAAGGGTAGAGAGAGGGGAAAGCCAATAAGCATCTAATTGAGGAGTTTGTATATTGTTGTGGTATGATA
The Arachis duranensis cultivar V14167 chromosome 5, aradu.V14167.gnm2.J7QH, whole genome shotgun sequence genome window above contains:
- the LOC107488994 gene encoding uncharacterized protein LOC107488994; translated protein: MSLFRLVYGNARHLSVEVKHKAYWAVKECNSGLGGAEIEKKLQLEELECLRLEAYENSRLYKEKVKAVHDKNIKRREFRAGDLVLLYNSRLRLMLGKLRSRWDGPYVVEKVKPYGVVHLSHPSRPTFFKVNGYYMKLYHGVKMKNNKELEIFLLKDPAREED